The DNA sequence AGGCACACCGCGCATCACCAGCGGCGGCGTGGATAAGTCGAGAAATTTTTGCAGCAGCCGCGGCACAATGCCGGTCTCGCCCATAAGAAAATAAAAAGCAATAACGCCGACCAGGGGCGGCAGCAGCATCGGCAAGGTCACAAACAAGCCGAAAAGTTTTCGCCCGGGGAATTCGAAACGCGTGAACAAAACCGCAAGCGGCACACCGACGAACGCACTGAAAAGAACGCTGAGCACGGATATTTTGACGCTGCCCCACAGCGCTTGCAAATTCGCGGGCTGATTGACATCGAAAAAGCGGACAAAATGCGCGAACGAGAATCGGCCGTTCACCCATAAACTTTCATACAACATTGTGCCGAGAGGAAAATAAATCGTCAGCGCGAGCACGGCCACCAGCGCGCCCAGAAGCAGCACGCTCGTCTTGTTTCGAGGCAGCATGTGTGAAATTTTTTGAGATGAAGTTGGTGAATGAAAAGGGTTTTTTAAATGCGGGCCTAACGACTACTTTGATTTGCAGACAAGCTGCAAATCAAAGCTTCTGCGAAGCAGCAAATAACTGTTCGGTGAAACGCGGTGACCATCGGCGATAAAGTTTTCCACCGAAATGCGCCGAAGTCGCCGAGCATCGCCGAAAAAACTCTGGCAGGATGATTTACAGGATGATTTATCGGCAGAATTATTTTGAATCGTTCTGCCGACAAATCATTCGCCATAAACTTTCAGAATTTTATTCTAACTTTGAGCGCCTTATGGCCTAAAGCAACTGTGCGCTCGCATCATCGAAATCGAAGCGCGATTCGCTGAATTTCCGAAGTTACATCACAAATCTGTCGGGCGATTCTTGCGCGGGACATTAGCCGATTGCAAACGCCTCGTTTTGTTGATGAGGTTTTGCGTCACGCATTTTCGGCGGCGACTGCTTGATGCTGAAATAACCTGATATGTTTCAGTGGAACGCTAAGCGCAATCGCCTTATCAGAGAGAGTATTGGACGATTCCGCAAATAGCGCATGCTTTTCTTCGTCTGAAATGCGCGCCGTGCAAAGCGTATCGCCAATGGCAAGTTGCGCCAGCCAATGCGTGCCGGCGTACTCGAGCGCGCGGCATTGTCCCACGAAGATTGTCTCGCCGGTTTTGGCGGCGACGGATGCCGGCGACTGTTGCAGTGTTGCGTGCTCGGGACGGAATGCAAGATTCACCTCAACCTCGTTCGGCCAGTTCTGACCAGCGTTGCTTTCAAGCTGGACTTGCCATCCTGCGCCTTGAATGTCGAGACGGGCGCCGTGACGAGCAGCCACCCGGCCGGTTAAAACATTACTCGCGCCGATAAAGCTCATCACAAAAAGATTGGCCGGGGAAATGTAAATGTCTTCTGGGGCGCCCACTTGCTGCAATTCACCGTGATGCAGAATCGCGATGCGATCCGAGAGCGCGAGCGCTTCTTCTTGATCATGTGTGACGTAGATGGTGGTGATTCCAAGCCGCCGCTGCAGTCGCTTCAACTCGGCGCGCGTGGTTTGCCGCAATTTCGCGTCGAGGTTGGAAAGCGGTTCATCAAGCAATAGAATCGCGGGTTTGATCGCCAACGCGCGCGCCAGCGCCACCCGCTGTTGCTGCCCGCCGGAAAGCTGTGTCACGCGGCGTCCGGCATAAGCCGTCATCTCAACCAGTTGCAGAGCTTCCTGCACATGTGTTGCAATCTCGGCGGACGGGGTTTTGCGGGCGCGCAATCCGAATGCGACGTTGTCAAACACCGTCATGTGAGGAAAGAGGGCGTAGCTTTGGAACACCATTCCGGTATTGCGTTGATTGGGCGCTTTGGCGGTGATGTCTTCACTATTAAAAAAGATTTTGCCCTGTTCCGGCGATTCAAAACCCGCAATCATGCGCAGGGTTGTGGTTTTACCGCAGCCGCTCGGCCCCAGCAGGCTGAAGAATTCGCCCTCGGCGATATCGAGCGCCAGTTCGCGCACCGCCGCCACCTTGCCATAGGATTTGTGAATGCCTTCTAATCGAACACGCGCCATGCGCATCCTTTACAATTACCCATTAGAAATTATCAATTGGTTATTATCCATTGTGAATAAACATTACTCCGACCTCGCCTCCCGCCTCAATCCTTCTTCCCTCGATTGCGAATATTCGCATCCCAATGCTTCATCCAGCTTTCAGAACTATCGGCGTAGAGCTTCCAATCCAGCGGCAGCGCCGGAAATTGTTGAGGATTGGTTTCGGGTGGAAATTGGGAGAAGTCGAGATCCGAACGCGCCGGAATGCGCCAGTATTTTTGCGCCGCATAGATGAACGACTCCGGCGTCGTCACAAATTCATAAAACGTTTTGGCCAATTCGAGATGCGGCGCGCCTGCAATGATCGCGAGTCCTTCCGGCACCAGCGGCACGCCGCTTTTCGGAACAACGTAGCTGAAAGGATGGCCGTAAGTTTGCGATTGCAGCGGCACGTCGGGATGATTCCATAACGTAAACTGCGCTTCGCCGCGCGAGAGCGCGAGATACAGCAGCGTGGGATTGGCCGCGTAAGACTTGGTGTTGGCGTCCAACCGGCGCAGCCAATCGAATCCCGCAGCCGTGCTGCCGGTGAGGCGATAATTGCGATAAATCATCGCAAAAAAAATCGCGCGCATCGTGCCCGAGGCAAGAGGATCGCGCAACACGATCTTATCGCGCCAGTGCTCGGACAACACCTCGTCCCAATCTTGTGGCGCCGCTTCCGCCGTCAACGCGCGATTGTTGTACATGATGATCTCCGGCGTGACCCACGTGCCGTACCAGTAATCTTGCGA is a window from the Cytophagia bacterium CHB2 genome containing:
- a CDS encoding ABC transporter ATP-binding protein, translated to MARVRLEGIHKSYGKVAAVRELALDIAEGEFFSLLGPSGCGKTTTLRMIAGFESPEQGKIFFNSEDITAKAPNQRNTGMVFQSYALFPHMTVFDNVAFGLRARKTPSAEIATHVQEALQLVEMTAYAGRRVTQLSGGQQQRVALARALAIKPAILLLDEPLSNLDAKLRQTTRAELKRLQRRLGITTIYVTHDQEEALALSDRIAILHHGELQQVGAPEDIYISPANLFVMSFIGASNVLTGRVAARHGARLDIQGAGWQVQLESNAGQNWPNEVEVNLAFRPEHATLQQSPASVAAKTGETIFVGQCRALEYAGTHWLAQLAIGDTLCTARISDEEKHALFAESSNTLSDKAIALSVPLKHIRLFQHQAVAAENA
- a CDS encoding iron ABC transporter permease, whose protein sequence is MLPRNKTSVLLLGALVAVLALTIYFPLGTMLYESLWVNGRFSFAHFVRFFDVNQPANLQALWGSVKISVLSVLFSAFVGVPLAVLFTRFEFPGRKLFGLFVTLPMLLPPLVGVIAFYFLMGETGIVPRLLQKFLDLSTPPLVMRGVP
- a CDS encoding extracellular solute-binding protein, whose product is MGLVHLNAEGASGVSNENLIKPQPWKTILPKLTSLLFALTFLLLSCSDSNQQKLVVYSPHGKELLEDFAKRFETAYPGVKVEWLDMGAQDALDRVRSEKANPQGDIWWGAPAPSFMQAAREGLLQPYRPSWAGAVDSAFHDSQDYWYGTWVTPEIIMYNNRALTAEAAPQDWDEVLSEHWRDKIVLRDPLASGTMRAIFFAMIYRNYRLTGSTAAGFDWLRRLDANTKSYAANPTLLYLALSRGEAQFTLWNHPDVPLQSQTYGHPFSYVVPKSGVPLVPEGLAIIAGAPHLELAKTFYEFVTTPESFIYAAQKYWRIPARSDLDFSQFPPETNPQQFPALPLDWKLYADSSESWMKHWDANIRNRGKKD